The DNA region CTGCGCCGCGTGATGGGCAAGAAGAAGCCCGAGGAGCTGGAGAAGAACTTCGCGATCTTCCAGGCCGGCGCCCGGAAGAACGGCTACAGCGACGAGGCGATCCAGGCCCTGTGGGACGTCCTGGTGCCCTTCGCCGGATACGCGTTCAACAAGGCGCACTCCTCCGCGTACGGCCTGGTCACGTACTGGACCGCGTATCTGAAGGCGAACTACCCGGCCGAGTACATGGCCGCCCTGCTCACCTCGGTCAAGGACGACAAGGACAAGTCGGCCGTCTATCTGAACGAGTGCCGCCGCATGGGCATCAAGGTGCTCCCGCCGAACGTGAACGAGTCGGTGCACAACTTCGCCGCCCAGGGCGACGACATGATCCTCTTCGGCCTGGAGGCGGTGCGCAACGTCGGCACGAACGTGGTGGAGTCGATCATCCGGTCGCGGAAGGCGAAGGGGAAGTTCGCCTCGTTCCCGGACTACCTGGACAAGGTGGAGGCGGCCGCGTGCAACAAGCGCACGACGGAGTCGCTGATCAAGGCGGGCGCGTTCGACACCATGGGGCACACCCGCAAGGGCCTGACCGCGCAGTACGAGCCGATGATCGACAACGTGGTGGCCGTCAAGCGCAAGGAGGCCGAGGGGCAGTTCGACCTGTTCGGCGGGATGGGCGAGGAGGACTCCGACGAGCCCGGGTTCGGCCTGGACGTGGAGTTCTCCGAGGACGAGTGGGACAAGACGTATCTGCTCGCGCAGGAGCGGGAGATGCTCGGTCTGTACGTCTCCGACCACCCGTTGTTCGGGCTCGAGCACGTGCTCTCGGACAAGGCGGACGCGGGCATCGGGCAGCTGACCGGCGGGGACTTCTCCGACGGCGCGGTGGTCACGATCGGCGGGATCATCTCCGGGCTGCAGCGCAAGATGACCAAGCAGGGCAACGCCTGGGCGATCGCGACGGTGGAGGACCTGGCGGGCTCCATCGAGTGCATGTTCTTCCCGGCGACGTACCAGCTCGTGTCCACGCAACTCGTCGAGGACGCCGTGGTGTTCGTCAAGGGACGCCTCGACAAGCGCGAGGACGTCCCCCGCCTCGTCGCCATGGAGATGCAGGTCCCCGACCTGTCGAACGCCGGGACCAACGCGCCCGTCCTGATCACCATCCCGACCGTGAAGGTGAGCCCGCCGATGGTCACGCGCCTCGGTGAGATCCTCAGCCACCACCGGGGCAACAGCGAGGTGCGGATCAAGCTCCAGGGCGCGCAGAAGACCACCGTGCTCCGGCTCGACCGGCACCGCGTGAAGCCCGACCCGGCGCTCTTCGGCGACCTCAAGGTGCTGCTCGGCCCGTCCTGCCTGGCGGGCTGACCCGGACAAGGGCGGCGCGCACACCGCACATCGCATGGCCAAGGGGCGCACCCGGACCGGGTGCGCCCCTCATGTGTGCCTGCGCGGGCGTCAGTTGGCGTCAGCCGGCGTCAGTTGTGGCCGAAGCGGCGCTGGTGCTTACGAGCAACATCCGCCGGGCTGCCCTGGGCCTGCGACTGCATGGCCTGCTGGGCCTCGGTCGCGGCCGACCGGGCTTCCTCGTTGGCGCGCTCGGCCTGCGAGGAGCGGTTCTGCTGGGAGCTCTGTTTGCGGTTCTTGTTCTTGGCCATGGTGATCTTCCTCCTGAGGGTGATCGAGGGGCCAGGACGCGACCAGACTCACATAGGTCGGTAAAAGGCGCATTTCGGAGAATTACCGTGCGTCATAGAGGGCCTCGCCGGGCCACTCGAAAGAGCCACGCACCGAGTTCGGGCGGATACGCCACGCCGAAGATCGAGTTCGGGCCGTTAACCTCCGCGAGGTCGGGCAGACTCGAAGGAAACCCGAAGCGACCTCCAGGATCCGCGGGAGCTCCCGATCCGCCGAATCGCCGGATCCCTGCCCGGGATCTGTGGGATCTTCGGGCACCTTCAGGAATCTTCCAGGAAAGAGGGTGGATGGCGTGGACCGCTGCATCGTCCTGGTGGACGCCGGGTATCTGCTGGGAGCCGCCGCGAGCCTCCTCGCGGGAGAGCCGTCCCGGTCCAGGATCACCGTCGACCACACCGCCCTCATCCAGGGGCTGCGCGAGCGCGCCGAAGCCGACACGGAGCGGCCGCTGCTGCGGATCTACTGGTTCGACGGCGCCCCCGACCGCGTACCCCAACCGGAGCACCGCAGGCTCCGCGTCATGCCCCGCGTCACCGTCCGCCTGGGCGCCCTGACCCGCAGCGACGGCCGCTGGGCGCAGAAGGGCGTGGACGCCGCCATGCACGCCGAGCTGACCGAGCTCGCCCGCAACGGAGCCTGCTCCGACGTCGTGCTCGTCACCGGCGACGGCGATCTGCTGCCCGGCATGATGGCCGCCAAGGAGCACGGCGTCGCCGTCCACCTGTGGGCCGTGCAGGCCGCCGACGGCGACTACAACCAGTCCGAGGACCTGGTCGCCGAGGCCGACGAGCGCCGCGTCCTGGACCGCGTCTGGATCACCAAGGCCGTCCGTGCCAAGGAGCTGACCGGCGTCTGCGCCCCGCCGCCCGCCCCCCGCCCCGAGATCGCCGCGATCCTCTCCGCCCCGCTGCCCGAGTCCGCGCTCGCCGCGAGCGCCGAGCAGGCCGCCGCCCCGCACCCGGCCGCGGCCCCCCGCGCCCAGGAGAACGGGGACCGGCATCCGGCCACGAAGGGCGTGCCCACCCCCAAGGACCTCGCGGCCCTGCGCGCGCCCGGCGTGCACCACCCCAAGGAGCCGGCGAGCGCGACCCTGCGCTGGTCGTCCGACAAGGGCTGGGTCGACCGCCCCGGCGCCCCCGCCGAGCCCCCGGAGGCCGCCGCGCTGCCCACGCTCGCCCAGCTCACCACGGCCGAGCAGCGCTGGGCCGACCGCGAGGAGGACATCACCACCGTCGGCGGCGACCCCTACGAGGTCGGCCAGGTCTTCGCCCGGCGCTGGATGGGGCGCCTGCCCGAGCAGCACAACCTCCAGAAGCTGGGCGCGATGTACCCGCGCATCCCGCACCGCATCGACGGCGAGCTGCTGCGCTACGCCGCCCGGTTCGGGCTGCTGGCCCACAAGGACGACCAGATCGACGAGCACGACCGCTACGCGATCCGGGCGGGCTTCTGGCGCGAGATCGACGTACGCACGGCCGCCGAACACGCGCCCGCGGGGGAATGAGCGCCGGAATGCGCAGGGCGATGCGCAGCACGATGTGCAGGGCCGTGAGCAGGGGATCGGTGTCCCTGGCGCCTTGGGCGCGAGGCATCGCGCGCGGGGACGAGGGCCCCCTTTCCGGTACGACGAGGGGGCGCGAGAGCCGCCCCGCGCGCCCTACCGGACACAGGACCCCGTACCCTCGTCCTTCGTGAGTACGCGCGCGGCACAGGCAGTCCGACAGGGGCTCCGGCAGGGGCACGGCAGCGATGCCGTCTGCGTCGTGCGTGACCTGGTCAAGGTCTATCCCGCCGCCCGCGGCAGGCGCGGCAGGCCCGCCACACCCGAGGTCCGGGCCAGCGACGGCCTCGGCATCGAGGTCGGCCGCGGTGAGATCTTCGGCCTCCTCGGCCCCAACGGCGCGGGCAAGTCCACCCTCGTACGCCAGCTGACCGGCCTGATGCGGCCCGACAGCGGCAGCGTCCACGTCCTCGGCCACGACATCGTGCGCCACCCGGAGCGGGCCGCCAGGCTCCTCGCCTATCTGGGCCAGGAGTCCACCGCCCTGGACGAGCTGACCGTCTCCCTCGCCGTCGAGACGACCGCGCGTCTGCGCGGGCTCGACACCGCCCGCGCGCGGGCCGAGCGCGACGACGTCCTGGACGAGCTGGGGCTCACCGCCCTCGCCTCCCGGCCCCTGAAGAAGCTCTCCGGCGGCCAGCGCCGGCTCGCCTGCTTCGCCACTGCCCTGGTGGGGGAGCGGCGGCTGCTCGTGCTCGACGAGCCGACGACCGGCATGGACCCGGTGGCGCGGCGCGCCGTGTGGGGCGCCGTCGACCGGCGCCGCGCCGAGCGCGGCACCACCGTCCTGCTCGTCACCCACAACGTCATCGAGGCCGAGACCGTGCTCGACCGCGTCGCCGTGCTCGACCACGGCCGGGTCATCGCCTGCGACACGCCCGCCGGGCTCAAGGAGCAGGTCGCCGGGGAGGTCCGGGTGGAGCTCGTCTGGCGCGAGCGGGCGCCCGTCGAGGTGCCCGAGGTCGCCGCGCTGCGCTCCTCGGCGGTCGAGTCCGGGCGCAAGTGGACGCTGCGGCTCGCACCGGAGGAGGCACGGGCGGCCGTCGCCGCGGTCACCGGCGGGGGCGCCTTCGCCGCGCTCGACGACTTCACGTTGGCCACGCCCAGCCTGGAGGATGTGTATCTCGCCCTGGGCGGGCGGGGCGGCGACGGGCTGGTGAAGGCGTGACAGCTCCTCTCCGCCGCGGGGTTCGCGGGGTCGCCGCCGGGCGGCGGACGCCGTCCGCCCGCCCAGCCGTCACCCCGGCCCGTGAGAGCAACGCACGAAGCAGGGTGGGCTCCGCCCGCAAGCGTCAGGACGTCGGTAGGAAGGTTGTCCGTTGAGTGCCGTTCCGCTGGAAGCCGTCGTGCGCGCCGAGGACCGCGTCGCGGAGGTGACGGACCCCGTCGCGCCGCTCGGGGCCCGGGCGCGGCTCCTGCCGGCCCTGGGCGCCGTCTACCGGGCACAGCTGTCGCGGGCCCGCGTCGCGCGGATCCCGCTGCTCTTCGTCGCCACCTTCCAGTCCGTCGGCATCATGATCCTGATGCGGGGCGTCGTGGACGGGGGCGGTGAGGCCCACGCCGTCGTCGCCGGGTCCTCCGTCCTCGTGGTCGCGTTCGTCGCGCTGAACCTCCTCGCCCAGTACTTCGGCCAGCTCCGCGGCGACGGCGGCCTCGACCACTACGCCACGCTGCCCGTGCCGCCCGCCGCCGTCGTCCTCGGCGCCGCCGCCGCGTACGCCTCCTTCACCGTCCCCGGCACCATCGTCACGGCCGTCGTCGGCTGCGGGCTCTTCGGCCTGCCGCTGACCCACCTGTGGGTGCTCGCCGCCGTCATCCCGCTCTCCGGCGCCGCCCTCGCCGGGCTCGGCGCCGCCCTCGGGCTGCTCGCGCCCCGGCCCGAACTCGCCACCCTGCTCGGCCAGATGGGCATGTCCGCCGCGCTCCTGCTCGGGGTGCTCCCGGCCGAGCGGATGCCCGAGTTCCTGCAGTACGCCCGCGACCTGCTGCCCTCCACGTACGGCGTGGAGGCCCTCGCGAGGACCTTCGGAGCCGACCCCGACTGGGGCGCCGTCGCCCTCGACCTCGCGGTCTGCGCGGGCGTCGGCGTCGCCTCGCTGGCCGTCGCCACCTGGGCCTACCGGAGGGCCGCCGTCCGCTGACGCCGATCCGCCGTCCGGTGGCGCGGTTCTCAGACGGAGCTGGCACCATGTGTGCGTGACCGCACCGCTGACACCCTCCCAACCGCCGCACGACCGCCCCGAAGACAGCACCGTCGGCGCTGCCGACTCCACCGGCCCCGACAACCCCTGGCGGGAGCCCCCGCGGTCCTCGGGGCACGCGGCCGGGACGGCGCACGAGGAGGGCGGAACCCCCGTGACGACCGACCTGAAGGCCGATGTGCGGGACGCCGTGGTGATCGGGGTCGCGGTCGCGGCCAGTGGGGTGCTGCTCGGGCTGCTGTGGCTGTGGCTCGCGCCCAGCGTGCCGCTCATCGCCGACAAGACGACCGTCTACCTCAAGGACACCGAGGGCGAGCAGGCCATCGGGGTCGACGGAACGTTCGCCCTCCTCGGGCTCGGCTTCGGGCTCCTCAGCGCGGTCGTGGTGTTCCTCGTGCGGCGGCGGGGCGGGATCCCGCTCGTCGTCGGGCTCGCCGCGGGCGGGCTGCTCGGCGCTGTGCTCGCCTGGAAGGTGGGGGTCTGGGTCGGGCCCGAGACCGATGTGGCCGCGCATGCGCGGGACGTGGGGGCGGGGGTGGTCTTCGACGCACCCATGGAGCTGAAGGCCAAGGGGGTGCTGCTCGCGTGGCCCGTCGCCGCGATGGTCGTGCAGCTGGTGCTCACGGGGCTCTTCGGGCCCCGGGATCCGGAGCCGTTCTCCTCGTACGAGAGTCCGTACCGGGATGCTCATGAAGGGCCGGAGCGGTAGCGGCCCTGTGGGGCATTCCCCGATCCCGCTCCTTCCCGAGACCGGGAGCCGCGCCCCCGGACCCCCGCTATCGGCGCTTCGCGCCTCGTCCTCAAAGGCCGGACGGGGCTGAAACCATCCAGCCCCCTCCGCGGCGGAGCCGCATATCGACGCAGCC from Streptomyces flavofungini includes:
- a CDS encoding NYN domain-containing protein, with product MDRCIVLVDAGYLLGAAASLLAGEPSRSRITVDHTALIQGLRERAEADTERPLLRIYWFDGAPDRVPQPEHRRLRVMPRVTVRLGALTRSDGRWAQKGVDAAMHAELTELARNGACSDVVLVTGDGDLLPGMMAAKEHGVAVHLWAVQAADGDYNQSEDLVAEADERRVLDRVWITKAVRAKELTGVCAPPPAPRPEIAAILSAPLPESALAASAEQAAAPHPAAAPRAQENGDRHPATKGVPTPKDLAALRAPGVHHPKEPASATLRWSSDKGWVDRPGAPAEPPEAAALPTLAQLTTAEQRWADREEDITTVGGDPYEVGQVFARRWMGRLPEQHNLQKLGAMYPRIPHRIDGELLRYAARFGLLAHKDDQIDEHDRYAIRAGFWREIDVRTAAEHAPAGE
- a CDS encoding ABC transporter ATP-binding protein, which produces MRDLVKVYPAARGRRGRPATPEVRASDGLGIEVGRGEIFGLLGPNGAGKSTLVRQLTGLMRPDSGSVHVLGHDIVRHPERAARLLAYLGQESTALDELTVSLAVETTARLRGLDTARARAERDDVLDELGLTALASRPLKKLSGGQRRLACFATALVGERRLLVLDEPTTGMDPVARRAVWGAVDRRRAERGTTVLLVTHNVIEAETVLDRVAVLDHGRVIACDTPAGLKEQVAGEVRVELVWRERAPVEVPEVAALRSSAVESGRKWTLRLAPEEARAAVAAVTGGGAFAALDDFTLATPSLEDVYLALGGRGGDGLVKA
- a CDS encoding ABC transporter permease, whose amino-acid sequence is MEAVVRAEDRVAEVTDPVAPLGARARLLPALGAVYRAQLSRARVARIPLLFVATFQSVGIMILMRGVVDGGGEAHAVVAGSSVLVVAFVALNLLAQYFGQLRGDGGLDHYATLPVPPAAVVLGAAAAYASFTVPGTIVTAVVGCGLFGLPLTHLWVLAAVIPLSGAALAGLGAALGLLAPRPELATLLGQMGMSAALLLGVLPAERMPEFLQYARDLLPSTYGVEALARTFGADPDWGAVALDLAVCAGVGVASLAVATWAYRRAAVR
- a CDS encoding DUF2567 domain-containing protein → MTAPLTPSQPPHDRPEDSTVGAADSTGPDNPWREPPRSSGHAAGTAHEEGGTPVTTDLKADVRDAVVIGVAVAASGVLLGLLWLWLAPSVPLIADKTTVYLKDTEGEQAIGVDGTFALLGLGFGLLSAVVVFLVRRRGGIPLVVGLAAGGLLGAVLAWKVGVWVGPETDVAAHARDVGAGVVFDAPMELKAKGVLLAWPVAAMVVQLVLTGLFGPRDPEPFSSYESPYRDAHEGPER